A region of the Arachis hypogaea cultivar Tifrunner chromosome 15, arahy.Tifrunner.gnm2.J5K5, whole genome shotgun sequence genome:
CATTGTTTACTTAGCACTcccaaaatttaagaaaataatcATTCATCGTCAATTAAAGTGATGAACATGAAAACATGACAATTAGAAGAGCAATTGTCACACGTATTGTAACAGATGCAAGATGTGTCACACATCACAAGATATAAGCCAATTTATTATATGACATTGATTGCTACATTATTCTTCAACATTATACACTAGCATATGATGATCATTTGATTCATGCAATAATGGAGTATCGTCCATCGACAACACCGGCATCTTCAAACACAACCTCATAGTTATCAATTAAAACTTTTTCAATATAAACAAATTTTATTGGTTGTACAAATAATTTAACTTTTCTAAACAAAATTTATGAACTTATGATAAACCTACTTTCATATGCAAGAAAGTGACTCATAGAAAaagttattatatttattaaatgtgTTCGATATATAGTGAACACTTTTGCATCAAGATTCTTCTTGCAATTGTATACATCACAAGAAAAAGAGGAGTGCTAAGGGCAGtaaattttgtgttttgtaaccgtCAATTGgctatcaatagtatttttaatagtgtgaaattaAATCCAATAGTGTGaaatcattcaatttttttttttatggttaaatgttggtcaactttttaaaaaattactgagCCCGAAACTTTCCCTAAAAGAAATTATGATGATTATTCATTCAACCCTACTTTTACATGCATATTCAAATTAAACTACAGACCTAATTCCATTATTGTAAGAACTAGACTCTATGAACACAACATCAAAAGGTTCACCCTTAGTGAGATACAAACGCCTTCCACCTTCACCATTCTTATTAAACCTTCCAATATCCATACAATTTGATTCATAATAACAGAACGCAAGCTTGTACCCGAATTTGGCCCTCTTAATGGTAAATGTTCCTAGGAAAATATGCGGGTCATCAGGATTATGGTCATCGGGATCACCAATGCCCATGCAAGCTTTCTCGATTTCATTGTCAAAAAAGAGAATCCACTTGGAAGATTCTACGCATTTTGGCTTCTTTGTGAACTCTATTTTCAGAGAAGTATTCTCGTAAATCTGGAGGGTACTTATTCCCACACTACAACACACGCGGTGGATCTCTGCGCCGAACTTCCTGCGGTTTCACAAAACGTAGCGACTAAGGGTGAATTGCTGCGATTCATCTCCAAATTAGCCTTTCAACGCTTATTCGATCTGCTTTTGCGTCGAACCCACCAAACCCGCCGCTAATCCCAAACCATCTACCGATATTCTAACCCAACCTCGCCTCAGAATACCCAAAATCAAGTATCTGAGAAACCCGCCAAAGGAGAAAGCAGAGCGCACGAAACTCTTCCCTGCTCTACCCTGGCTCAATCTGTGACCGTGGAGTCTCGTGGCTATCCATCCAGCCCTCTCCCTCCTGCCGTCGACCCTTTCCAGAATCAGATCCACAGCTCAGACTCTTCATCGCGCGAACACACTTTCGGGCAGAGGCACGAAACACATCTCCCCGCGCCTATCCTTGCCGCTGTTCTCCTCCGGACACCACTACTAGCTGCATCGCGCTTCCCGTTGCTGGTGGATCCATCGTCGACCAACTTCGTGGTTTACAATTCTGGTATGTACAAAACCCCTCTTTTTTAGTAAGGTTCTAGCTTGTTCTTCGTTTGTTAGCTCTGTCTCGCATATGAATTGTTCCATTTTTTTTTCGACTAAAAGTAACCGGTATCTGAAAGGGTAGATCAAAGGTTTGTGGGGGACTTTTTCAACAATTTTGCCTGAAACGATAAGCCATAGAAATAAATTGAAAGTGACAACTCCTTTCCATGTAGCAGAACCTACCACCAAATTTTCAAGTGTGCAAGTTAATGAGGTTGGATGAGTCCTAAAACTAGAAGCAGATAATTTGTATCAATTATATCTAGAATTATAGTCCAAAATAATGAATCCTGTTATCAAATATCAATGAAATAAAAgacttgtttgaatttgaatatataCTATATCAATCCAAAGCTCTCATTTTTTTCCTCTGGCTCATAAGAGATGTGATAAGAACTTGGATTGCTGATACATAACAAAGCAGTACAAAGTTGCATTTTCAGTGACTTGGACATATAAGAGTTTGTCTCATGGTGGTGGCGGCTAACACTGGCCGTGTCGGATTGCATGAACGTTGAGACTGGAATGGCTGGATGAGCGGTAGCTGCATATGTAATGGAAGGGTAAAGTTTATACCAATAAGAAACACAAGCTGGTTGCCAAATATCccaaatcaagattcaagaagCAAGAATTCTTTTTAGTGTTAACATAACAAAAGTTATTCATTATATAAACTGAAATGGGTAAATGGAGAATCTCACCAAATGAAGTGAAGATAAAGTTTGAGTTCTAAAGTTTGATATGTGTAGGACTGTTATCTTTGCAAAGAACTCAAGTATTATATCATCTATAGCATAGTACACCTTTTAGATTATTACTCTTATTTCTCAGTTCCTGTTATCTCATTATTACTTATTTCTCATCCCAATACACTGATCAATTACTCATACATATACAAAGAATACAGCTCCTACTACCATTCACAATCAAAAGGCCTAAGCTACCAACGGAAGTCATTGTTAAGAGTAAAGAAAAGTGCTGAAAGGACTAAGCTGCAACATTGGTCCAGTTAAAAATATTTCCTTTATTCCCTTGTTCTTTACCCCTTAAATATTTCCTTTTATTCCCTAACTTTGTAGAAATATTTTCTGCTAAGATGCAAGATTATAACCCCCATATTCCTGCTTTAGAATTCTTAGTTACTAAGTTTGGCTTTTGTGTTTTGAATCACATTTTTGTTTCCTCTTGCTCTGTTCAAGACCTTAGCACAAAAATCAGTGCTCTGTTCAAGACCTTACTAAGTTTAGCTTTTCTGTTACTTCGTTGACCGAGCTTGTTCCTTAAGATTGTGTTGGAGTTCTAGCACTGTTAGTATTTCAAATTAGTTCATGATTATTTCAATTTGTATTATTTTGTTCGCTGtagtattaattattgatttggtAATATAATATGACTAGTTGAGCTGTTTATGTAGCCTTGTATTAAGTTGAAAGTGAGGAAGTTTTGTCTGGTTGGTCTAAACAGAACACAGCAAGGTGTATCTTTTTGAGACTCATAGAGGCTTTGTTTTGGGGTATACTAATCAATTTTGTGTTCACTTTTTATGACCAAGTGTTGTGGTTTTTCCAATGGTGTAATTGATGATAGTGCAGCGGTATGCTATGTACAAGTGAAATATTTTACATCAACTTTGTTTTATGTTAATATATGATCGATGATATAATAAAGCTGCTGATTAGACTTCTTACTATATTTTTCTTCACTTGATATCTATTTGATGAGGTTATAAGCTATGGATTCTTCATTCGTTGTTTCTATAACTTGAATTTGCTGCTGAAATTAAGTGGAAAGTGatatatagaaaaaaagaaaaattattgagTAGTGCAAGTTGTTCATCTATTTTAGTATTGAAGCATATTCACTAATTATTATAAACCTGAAAGTCTTGCACTATCGGATGTTCATCTTAAATTGGTTTTATTATTAATTGATGCAACTTCCTTGGCAGTCCTGTTATAATTCTGTTTAAAGGAAGATTGGAAGTTATATATAAGGCCACGCTTGTGCCAATGTGGATGTTACATATATATTGTGCCAACTTGTCATGTTTACCAAGGTATCTAATTCCCCATTTGGTATAAATTGGTCCAGACTGTTGAAGAACAAGTCAGAGCTTCTGTTGAGCACAACCTGGGAGAGCTTATTCTGGGTTTTTTGACAATAATACAAGGTTGACATGGTACATATGATGCTGTAAGTTCATCACAGAATTGGATTCAGCTCTGAAGTTGTTTTTTTGCCTATATGTTTTACAGTGGTGAGGACCGAAGAGAACACTTGGAAGCCCTCCTGCGTGAGTGCAAGAAAGAGGACGCAGGTACTTCATTACTTGAAAATTACATCATTTTCTACCCCTGCCTGCTACTTCTTGATTCATTTGATAATAAATTGGCTTTAGGATTTGCACTTTCTATGTTGTACTATAACTTGGTTTGCTTATTGGGAATGAATAGAAATCTTAGCAATGTGTGTTTGCGTCATGTCAATTAGCAACTCTCCTAAAGTCTGATTCTCGGCAATATTGCGGTATTGTACATGTATTTATGTTTATCTTGGCTGGTGATTATTCTTATCCAACAGAACTTCTTATGCTGTTAATAAGTTATGCTTCATGGTTTATGGTTgtctattatattgagattttcattttcattaattAGCATTCTTTTTCCTCCTTAATTTTTTCTTGATGAGCATACATGAAACCTAAAAGTATATAGTATGAGCTTGTTTAATTTGTGTCTGTGATCGGATTCAACAAAATTTGGCTTGTCATAACTACTTTTGAGAAGGATGACTCCGTAACATTAAGCTAGCTTAGTGGTTTATATTTAGATTTAGTTAGTTATAATCAAGTAGTGTGAGTTATGTTCAGGAGAAATCTATGAGAGCAGAATTATGCTgtgaattcaattaaaaatatctGGAATAAATACACCTGTAATAAATAAGAATATTAATAATTGTAATTAATAATCTAATGCACTGGACCTGGCTCATGATATTAGAGAATTAGGAAACCAAGTAATTTATTTATGCTATGTGTACTaggtttcatttttccaaaagaaTGAAATAAGGCTTTATTAGTGTCCCCGTCCATTAACAGCTTTCCCTTTGGACTTTGATTTTTCTAATTTACATGTAGTTGGATCATTTGGAAAAAGAGACGctgttaatataattaatatatgtacgTATATATATTGGTATTTACTATCTTGTAACATAGTTATAATGTGAGTAATGCTATTAGCCTAAGACGCGGTGGAACATAATTAACAGCCTGTAAATGTAGTCAATTTTAGCTAATATCGACTGTTTAATTAATGGGATTTAATACGACATAGAAGGTGAAAGAGAAATAGCAGTTATTTGTTGGTTAATTATTATATTCTTCCATGAGATATTAATCTATGTTGGCATGCTACATGTGTTTACAATAGGATTTTAAGATGCCCAGGAAAGCTCGCTTCAAGAAAGACACAAGAGTGGAGCCACCGCGTCAGCAGCCTCCAGCTACACCTCCTGTGTCTTCACCATCCGATGACGATGACTGGCTCATCCCTCCGCCCCCCAGTAATGGTGGTGTCTCCACAGCGGCTCTTCTACAACCCTTTCGTCCACCTAGGAGCGAACCAAGACCTGAGCCACAGGCCGCTAACGGTTCACAAGTGACAGAACCGTGCAATGAAGACATTGACCCGGAGGCGAACGAGGTAGATTCGTTTGATGAATACATTGACAGGATGTTTGCTACTTCTAATGCTGAAAAGCGCAAAGGACGAAAGACTACTGAGTTTTGGAATGTTGATCTCACTGGTAACAAGTGTTGAACTATAAAACTTGAACATTGATTAGCTAATGATATACTTATGTATGGCTCACATGTTGGGCACGTTGAACACGCTAataccattttttttatttttttatagattcTGAAGGAATAGTCAAGCAAGCTAAAATGAGTGTGAGGGAGGCTATGGAGCAGTCTCTTAATGGTAGCAAGATCATGCTGAGGTTCAATGAGGAACTGCAAGCAGTCGGAGATGGAGCTAGCCTGTTGAGTGGCATTCTAGGAGCGTTGAGTTCTGATTACAGCAAATTTCCTATCTGTGAAAAGAGTTGGGGAAAGGTGCGGGGCAAAGATAGGGTTTATGATGATTGCATAAAGGTAATGACTTTCGGCATTGTTTAATCATATCAAACCTTACAACTTGCAATTACTTACGGCTGGACATTGTCGTCGCAGGAGATGTTCCACTTTCAGGATAACAGTGGTAGAATCAAGAAAACACTTTTGAAACAAATGGGGAGGTTCTGGAAGGACACAAGGGGGAGGCTGTATGACTCGCATTACAAACCAACAAGGACACTTGAGCAGAATCTTGAGAAGTGCCCGGAGGGAATTCCTAGAgagcattggaggtggttcattgaCTATCATAATGATCTTGCAACAAAGGTACCccatttatttaattatgaccagGCCAATTCAATCTGTAACACACAGATTCAATCTAATTAAGTGATTTAACCGGTTCAATTCTAATAACTATTGATCTAAAATCTGATCTAATAcaggtaatttttaaaaaaatgaaatcctTTCAAATCTAAACATGCAATTTTGATCATTTTTTGATATGATCTGATATTCTTAAATAGTTTTTATTCCAATTTATTTGAATATGAACCCTGTTATTTAATATACAtgtgtaattaaatttaatataaacatACTCAGCACATGTCACGGTTCAGAAGGAATGTTTGGCTAAAATCATAATATATACCTGCATGATGATGAGATTGATGTACACCAACTTTCATTATTACAACCTTGCTATTTGTCTGTTACCGTATAAGACTTTTGATTTAATTTGAGTACccctattattataatttatgctATATAATTGTTATTGGGCTATGTCACACATGCCTGCTAAAGCTTTTTAAACAAGGGTTGTATTTGCATATTAGAAATACAATAACATTGTTAACTTCTTATATGTAAATAGGGACCGCATGCATATAACTATTGTTCTTGTTAAAGCAATACTTAACTTAAGATTACGTACAGTTTATTCAATTTCCACACTTTCTTACTTACTGCTCCATTATTTTGAGTCTATTGCAACGTAGGATACATATATGCTACATAGTTATATTTATTACTTTAGTGAACAACAGTTTACTGTTGATTTTAAATAGTTGAAATGCAAGCAAAACGCGCTGAATCGAAAGAAGCAACTTTATACGCACACTGGCGGTTCTAAAAGCTTGGCTAGGGCAAGAGAAGAAGAGGTAATATAAATTTGTAATCAAGTATAAGTGGCATTTAGTGTTGATTTATTTATAgagtaaaacaacaaagaattattGGAAAATTTTAAAGAAGTGAAATTCATTGCATAAATTGTATTGTCACAATTAGAAAAGCAAGGGAGGAGAGTTGGTAGGGAAGAAGTATGGATCCTAAAGCACAAGAGACCTGACGGAAGCTATATACATGAAGAAGCTCGGAGAATTGGTGTAAGTACACCTAATTATTTATGCTGTAACATGTTGGGTTTAGTTCTTAAAATGTCTTGATTATGCTATTAGCCTAGTGTGATtgtgtaattttatttatgtCTGCAGGAAAAAATATCTGAGATTGAGCAGCTGGATGAATCTACAAGAATATTGTTAGAAAATGATTTCCTTGCCCAAGCTCTCGGTAAAGAGCACACGGGTAGAGTGCGTGGGATGGGACACGGGCCGACACCAAGTCAACTCTTCCGTCAGAGCTTGCAGCCGCCGGTGGATAGAGCTCAAGTAGAAGAGGCCCAAAGGATACTGACCGGACATCGCTGCACGGATGAATTCTCTGGACGGACATGGCAGAAAATAGAAATTAGGTTTTATGTGATACTTTATTTTTTGCTATATGTTTAGTTTATGTTAAGTATGC
Encoded here:
- the LOC112747267 gene encoding subtilisin inhibitor CLSI-II-like gives rise to the protein MKAALVSLFLFFAFPLAFAQQVLDTNGNPIFPGREYYILPSVAGPPGGGVKLGTTGNSKCPVTVLQGYSEVVNGIPVKFTIVGISTLQIYENTSLKIEFTKKPKCVESSKWILFFDNEIEKACMGIGDPDDHNPDDPHIFLGTFTIKRAKFGYKLAFCYYESNCMDIGRFNKNGEGGRRLYLTKGEPFDVVFIESSSYNNGIRSVV